A portion of the Oxynema aestuarii AP17 genome contains these proteins:
- a CDS encoding phosphoglucomutase/phosphomannomutase family protein: protein MSIRGSSRADSQPIKFGTDGWRGEIAADFTFERVALVAPLAARVLQQVYGKTAANSTVIVGYDRRFMAEDFAREAAESVRRAGFDVLLSQTYAPTPAFSWMAKERNALGAIVMTASHNPGSYLGLKVKGSFGGSVPPEVTGQIEALLQSQQMGARSPETVEPGKLETFDIWPDYCAMLREKVQIEKIREAIAREELTVFVDVMHGATTDGLGRILDAPVCELNGNRDPLFDGGAPEPLPRYLSHLFRAIRSHRRQHRDRLAVGFVFDGDGDRIAAVDGDGNFLSSQILIPILIEHIAGRRQITGSAIKTVSGSDLIPRVAKLYELPVMETPIGFKYIADRMLENRVAIGGEESGGIGYGTHVPERDGLLSALYLLEALVEAKTDLGVLYRQLQDRVDYHFAYDRVDLPLTSMDVRDRLLEQLRSQPLREIAGQSVVDCLSIDGYKFRLADSSWLLIRFSGTEPVLRLYCEAPTLDRVRQTLSWAKDWANRF, encoded by the coding sequence ATGAGCATTCGAGGTTCTTCTAGGGCGGACTCCCAACCGATTAAGTTTGGAACCGACGGCTGGCGCGGCGAAATTGCGGCGGACTTTACATTCGAGCGGGTGGCTTTAGTGGCGCCCTTGGCCGCTCGGGTTCTGCAACAGGTTTATGGGAAGACGGCGGCGAATTCCACGGTAATTGTGGGCTACGATCGCCGTTTTATGGCGGAAGATTTCGCCCGGGAAGCGGCGGAGTCCGTGCGTCGGGCGGGATTTGACGTGTTGCTGTCACAAACCTACGCCCCGACTCCGGCGTTTAGCTGGATGGCGAAAGAACGCAACGCCCTCGGCGCGATCGTCATGACGGCGAGCCACAATCCCGGCTCTTATTTGGGCTTGAAAGTCAAGGGATCCTTTGGCGGTTCGGTGCCGCCGGAAGTCACCGGGCAAATCGAGGCGCTGTTGCAATCCCAGCAGATGGGAGCGCGATCGCCGGAAACGGTGGAACCGGGAAAACTCGAAACCTTCGATATTTGGCCGGACTACTGCGCCATGCTGCGCGAAAAAGTCCAAATTGAGAAAATTCGCGAGGCGATCGCCCGGGAAGAACTGACCGTGTTCGTCGATGTCATGCACGGCGCCACCACCGACGGTCTGGGTCGGATCCTCGACGCCCCGGTGTGCGAACTTAACGGCAATCGCGACCCCTTATTCGACGGCGGCGCCCCGGAACCCTTACCGCGCTATCTGTCGCACCTGTTTCGCGCCATCCGCAGCCACCGCCGCCAACATCGCGATCGCCTCGCCGTCGGTTTCGTCTTCGACGGGGACGGCGATCGGATCGCCGCCGTGGACGGCGACGGTAACTTCCTCAGTTCCCAAATCCTGATCCCGATCCTGATCGAACATATCGCCGGACGCCGCCAGATCACCGGGTCGGCGATCAAAACCGTGAGTGGTTCCGACCTGATCCCCCGCGTGGCCAAATTATACGAGTTGCCCGTCATGGAAACCCCGATCGGCTTTAAATACATCGCCGATCGCATGTTAGAAAATCGGGTGGCGATCGGCGGCGAAGAGTCCGGCGGTATCGGTTACGGCACCCACGTTCCCGAACGCGACGGCTTGCTCTCGGCCCTGTACCTGCTCGAAGCCCTCGTCGAAGCCAAAACCGATTTAGGCGTCCTTTACCGCCAACTCCAAGACCGCGTAGACTATCATTTCGCTTACGATCGCGTAGACTTGCCCCTGACGAGCATGGACGTGCGCGATCGCCTCTTAGAGCAGTTGCGATCCCAACCCCTCCGCGAAATCGCCGGACAGTCCGTGGTCGATTGTCTCAGCATCGACGGCTACAAATTCCGGCTCGCCGATAGCAGTTGGCTGCTGATTCGCTTTAGCGGAACCGAACCCGTCTTGCGGCTCTACTGCGAAGCCCCCACCCTCGATCGCGTCCGTCAAACCCTATCTTGGGCGAAAGATTGGGCCAATCGATTTTAA
- a CDS encoding serine/threonine-protein kinase gives MSYCLNPHCPKPADPVNADNRICRHCGSALLLPQGYRVSHLLGEGGFAKTFELSCSGRSPKVLKVLLDTNPKAIALFRREAQVLSSLNHPGIPHVEPDGYFTFWPRDSHQPLHCLVMEKIEGTNLEQWMHGRYHQPIATDLAVRWFVQLVEILDRVHRQHYFHRDIKPSNIMLQPDGQLALIDFGSAREVTGTYLVKVGGGQKMTGIVSPGYTPPEQSNGKAVPQSDFFALGRTFIYLLTGKEPGEFPEDSRTGQLLWRDRAGRALVGRDRQTQALADLIDYTIATFPGNRPQNTQVILQCLQDIARQTPQFGSTPPPTTPNPAPKAGNGRSPHPAIARIRTYYSGVAVPAKLQQFAPARHSRRRSRTKQKRKRIARFKNLLAGGFVLGVGLSATHFYGYLDFPPLSRAIASLSQPQTPITEVAVKSQIDLGLGPSSAQRIAAPELKLVKTLNTLWAVNSVALNPNLGAIASGTADKMVTIWDWQTGETRYTLSGHTQQIWSVAIAPDGNTLASASADGSIKLWNPRNGELLRTLTGHQMSVLSVAFSPDSQRLASGGYENEIKLWNPTTGQLLHTLVGHQGWVFAVAFSPDNERLASGSLDRTIKIWHLGTGELMQTLTLGSERVRSIAFSPDGQLIAGGRGDGRIEIWHLNSGRRLAILYGHSDAVYTLAFDPQGQRLVSGGGPLDPTIKLWQLSTGELLQVIESHTGTVHSLAIAADGKRLVSGSEDNTIQLWQLLSP, from the coding sequence GTGAGTTACTGCCTAAATCCCCATTGTCCCAAGCCAGCAGACCCCGTAAATGCTGACAATCGGATCTGTCGGCATTGCGGTTCGGCCTTGTTATTACCGCAAGGATATCGCGTCAGCCATCTGTTGGGAGAAGGGGGTTTTGCCAAAACCTTCGAGTTGTCCTGTTCGGGGCGATCGCCCAAAGTCTTAAAAGTCCTGCTCGATACCAACCCGAAAGCGATCGCCCTGTTTCGGCGAGAAGCTCAAGTCCTCAGTTCCCTCAACCATCCCGGAATCCCCCACGTCGAACCCGACGGCTATTTCACCTTTTGGCCGCGCGACAGTCACCAACCCCTGCACTGTTTGGTGATGGAAAAAATCGAAGGGACGAACCTCGAACAGTGGATGCACGGGCGCTACCACCAACCGATCGCCACGGACCTCGCCGTGCGCTGGTTCGTCCAACTGGTCGAAATCCTCGATCGCGTCCACCGCCAGCACTATTTCCACCGAGATATCAAACCGTCCAATATCATGCTGCAACCGGACGGACAACTCGCCTTAATCGACTTTGGCAGCGCTCGCGAAGTCACCGGAACCTACCTCGTCAAAGTGGGAGGCGGCCAAAAAATGACCGGGATTGTCTCGCCGGGTTACACCCCCCCGGAACAGTCCAACGGCAAAGCCGTCCCTCAATCGGATTTCTTCGCCCTGGGGCGCACCTTCATCTATTTACTCACCGGGAAAGAACCGGGGGAGTTTCCCGAAGACAGCCGCACGGGTCAACTCCTGTGGCGCGATCGCGCGGGGCGCGCTTTGGTGGGGCGCGATCGCCAAACCCAAGCCCTCGCGGACTTGATCGACTACACGATCGCCACTTTCCCCGGCAATCGCCCCCAAAATACTCAGGTGATCTTGCAGTGCTTGCAAGACATCGCCCGTCAAACGCCCCAGTTCGGCTCAACCCCCCCCCCGACCACTCCCAACCCCGCCCCAAAGGCCGGAAACGGACGATCGCCCCATCCGGCGATCGCCCGGATTCGCACCTACTATTCTGGGGTCGCGGTTCCCGCCAAATTACAACAATTCGCCCCGGCCCGCCATTCCCGGCGCCGTTCGCGCACGAAGCAGAAACGCAAGCGGATCGCACGGTTCAAAAACCTATTAGCGGGGGGCTTCGTGCTCGGCGTCGGCTTGAGTGCCACTCATTTTTACGGTTACCTGGACTTTCCGCCACTTTCGCGGGCGATCGCGTCGCTGTCTCAACCCCAGACCCCCATCACCGAAGTCGCGGTCAAGTCCCAAATCGACCTCGGACTCGGGCCGTCGTCCGCCCAACGGATCGCAGCCCCGGAACTGAAATTAGTCAAAACCCTCAATACCTTATGGGCCGTGAATTCCGTCGCCCTCAATCCGAATCTCGGGGCGATCGCCAGTGGCACCGCCGATAAAATGGTTACCATTTGGGACTGGCAAACTGGGGAAACTCGCTACACCCTCTCCGGACATACCCAACAAATCTGGTCCGTGGCGATCGCCCCCGACGGCAACACCCTCGCCAGTGCCAGCGCCGACGGCAGTATCAAACTCTGGAATCCCCGTAACGGCGAACTTTTACGCACCCTCACCGGACATCAAATGTCCGTCCTCAGCGTCGCTTTCAGTCCCGACAGCCAACGGCTGGCCAGTGGCGGCTACGAAAATGAAATTAAACTGTGGAATCCGACCACGGGCCAACTACTGCATACCCTCGTCGGACATCAAGGCTGGGTGTTTGCCGTCGCCTTTTCTCCGGATAACGAGCGCCTCGCCAGTGGCAGCCTCGATCGCACGATCAAGATCTGGCACCTCGGAACTGGGGAGTTAATGCAAACCTTGACCCTGGGATCCGAACGGGTGCGCTCGATCGCCTTCAGTCCCGACGGTCAACTGATTGCCGGGGGGCGCGGCGACGGTCGGATCGAGATTTGGCATCTCAATAGTGGCCGACGGTTGGCAATTTTATACGGTCATTCCGATGCGGTTTACACTCTCGCCTTCGACCCGCAGGGGCAACGGCTCGTCAGTGGGGGCGGTCCGTTGGATCCGACGATCAAACTGTGGCAGCTCTCGACGGGGGAACTGCTGCAGGTCATAGAAAGTCATACAGGTACAGTACACTCCCTCGCGATCGCCGCCGACGGCAAGCGACTGGTGAGCGGCAGTGAAGACAATACGATTCAACTGTGGCAGTTGCTTTCCCCCTGA
- a CDS encoding photosystem II manganese-stabilizing polypeptide, with the protein MRYRALIAALLAVCLSVLTACSEGPDLASKENLTYDDIRGTGLANNCPELAETARGFIPLDQSQSYLLTDLCLQPTDYFVKEETTSKRQEGAFVPGKPLTRRTSSLTQIQGSLNFESDGSLKFVEEDGIDFQAITVMLPGGEEVPFLFTVKGLVASSQSNLESINTSTDFEGEYRVPSYRSASFLDPKGRGGTTGYDTAVALPASGDTTDYNRANVKRALSGQGHISLKVSKVDSRTGEIAGIFESEQPSDTDMGAKEALDLKIRGRFYGRIEPNA; encoded by the coding sequence ATGAGGTATCGCGCTTTAATTGCTGCACTCTTGGCCGTGTGCTTGAGTGTACTGACCGCTTGTAGTGAAGGGCCGGATCTGGCCAGTAAAGAAAATCTAACCTACGACGACATCAGAGGAACGGGCTTGGCGAACAACTGTCCGGAACTCGCCGAAACCGCACGGGGCTTTATTCCCTTAGACCAAAGTCAATCGTACTTATTAACGGACCTGTGCTTGCAGCCGACGGACTACTTCGTTAAAGAAGAAACGACGAGCAAACGTCAAGAAGGGGCATTCGTTCCCGGCAAACCCTTGACTCGTCGGACTTCGAGTTTAACGCAAATCCAAGGATCGTTGAATTTTGAATCCGACGGCAGCTTGAAATTTGTGGAAGAAGACGGGATCGACTTCCAAGCGATTACCGTGATGCTGCCTGGGGGTGAAGAAGTTCCCTTCTTGTTCACCGTCAAAGGCTTAGTCGCCTCTTCCCAGTCCAACCTGGAAAGCATCAACACGTCTACGGACTTTGAAGGCGAATATCGAGTTCCTTCCTATCGTAGTGCCAGTTTCCTCGACCCCAAAGGTCGTGGGGGGACCACCGGCTACGACACGGCGGTCGCACTGCCCGCCAGTGGCGACACGACCGATTACAACCGGGCCAACGTCAAACGCGCTTTGAGCGGTCAGGGACATATTTCTCTGAAAGTCTCTAAAGTAGACAGCCGCACGGGCGAAATTGCCGGAATCTTTGAGAGCGAACAACCCTCCGATACGGATATGGGGGCGAAAGAAGCGTTAGATCTCAAAATTCGCGGTCGTTTCTACGGTCGGATCGAACCGAATGCGTAA
- a CDS encoding P-II family nitrogen regulator — protein sequence MKKVEAIIRPFKLDEVKIALVNAGVVGMTVSEVRGFGRQKGQTERYRGSEYTVEFLQKLKVEIVIDDDQVDMVVDKIVSAARTGEIGDGKIFVSPVNEIIRIRTGEKDEEAI from the coding sequence TTGAAAAAAGTAGAAGCGATTATCCGTCCGTTCAAATTGGATGAAGTCAAAATTGCCCTCGTTAACGCCGGGGTCGTAGGGATGACGGTTTCGGAAGTGCGCGGCTTCGGTCGGCAAAAAGGTCAAACCGAACGTTATCGCGGTTCGGAATATACCGTCGAATTCCTCCAAAAACTGAAAGTCGAAATCGTGATCGATGACGACCAAGTAGATATGGTGGTGGATAAAATTGTCTCTGCTGCCCGAACTGGAGAAATCGGCGACGGCAAAATCTTCGTCAGCCCCGTCAATGAGATTATCCGGATTCGGACGGGGGAAAAGGACGAAGAAGCCATCTAA
- a CDS encoding efflux RND transporter periplasmic adaptor subunit, with amino-acid sequence MQSIDGGANVMERSRRQNPTVELEEKDAKLEGDRPFETEEKGKEMESEPKSKRGGRGKWNPARSLRLKNNKQLLIWLLVAIALGVGGTFGWQWWSGRQSGGANSAQSAPGGGQPSGVPVRVSPVEMTLLRETSDFVGNLEARQSVEIQSESSGRVSEIYIRDGDRVGQGDPLVKIDARDAEVQLQQARAAQASAEARLEELRAGPRREAIASARARLQQAEAQLAELRAGNRPQEIAQARARLERARSKLDALRGGSRSDEIAQAEAALEEAKARVELSAKRVERNRELLAEGAIARDTFDAVQTENEQARASVERARQRIEELERARQEDIEQAEAEEREAREAFDLQRAGARPEEIAQAEAIVAEREQALRELENGTRPEAIAAAEAQVSEAIARVRAAQVQLEDTVVFAPFSGTVGDVTVKLGDYVDSGDRLTTLTQNQALELEMPIPVERLAELRTGLPVEITDSAGNPLAEGRISFVSPTIDRDSQTVLAKASFDNAKGQLIDGQFVRAKVIWEQRPNSVVVPSNAIIFQGQDRFVFVARGSDPQVAERRAVKLGTVQGDRSEILEGLRPGDQLIVSGLQKLADGAPIMPLGDPQADASPATEAQP; translated from the coding sequence TTGCAGTCGATCGATGGAGGGGCGAACGTCATGGAGCGTTCCAGAAGGCAAAATCCTACAGTAGAACTTGAAGAAAAGGATGCGAAACTCGAAGGCGATCGCCCCTTCGAGACGGAGGAGAAAGGAAAGGAAATGGAATCGGAGCCAAAATCGAAACGAGGGGGGCGTGGGAAGTGGAACCCGGCCCGATCGCTCCGATTGAAAAATAACAAACAGCTATTGATTTGGCTGCTCGTGGCGATCGCCCTCGGGGTCGGCGGTACTTTTGGCTGGCAGTGGTGGAGCGGGCGCCAGTCCGGAGGAGCCAATAGCGCTCAGTCGGCGCCGGGAGGAGGGCAACCGTCCGGGGTGCCCGTGCGGGTTTCTCCGGTCGAGATGACCTTGTTGAGGGAAACCTCAGATTTTGTCGGCAACTTGGAAGCGCGCCAGTCCGTGGAGATCCAGTCGGAGAGCTCGGGAAGAGTCAGCGAGATTTACATCCGCGACGGCGATCGCGTCGGCCAAGGGGATCCCCTGGTCAAGATCGACGCGCGGGATGCCGAAGTACAGTTACAGCAAGCCCGAGCCGCCCAAGCTAGCGCCGAAGCGAGATTAGAGGAATTGCGCGCCGGACCGCGCCGGGAGGCGATCGCCTCGGCCCGGGCGCGACTGCAACAAGCCGAAGCCCAACTTGCCGAACTCAGAGCCGGAAATCGACCGCAAGAGATCGCCCAAGCCAGAGCGCGCTTGGAACGGGCGCGATCGAAACTGGACGCCTTGCGCGGCGGCAGTCGTAGCGACGAAATCGCCCAAGCCGAAGCCGCGTTAGAAGAAGCGAAAGCGCGGGTGGAGTTGAGTGCGAAGCGGGTGGAGCGCAATCGAGAACTGCTCGCCGAAGGAGCGATCGCCCGGGACACCTTCGACGCCGTACAGACAGAAAACGAACAGGCGCGAGCGAGTGTGGAACGGGCGCGCCAACGGATCGAAGAACTCGAACGGGCGCGACAAGAAGACATCGAGCAAGCGGAAGCCGAAGAACGGGAAGCGCGAGAAGCCTTTGACTTGCAGCGCGCCGGGGCTCGTCCGGAAGAGATCGCCCAAGCCGAGGCGATCGTCGCCGAACGAGAACAAGCCTTGCGCGAACTGGAAAACGGAACGCGACCGGAGGCGATCGCCGCCGCCGAAGCGCAAGTGTCCGAGGCGATCGCCCGGGTACGCGCCGCCCAAGTCCAATTAGAAGATACCGTCGTCTTCGCCCCCTTCTCGGGAACTGTGGGGGATGTCACCGTCAAACTTGGGGATTACGTGGATTCCGGCGATCGCCTGACCACCTTGACACAAAATCAGGCATTAGAACTCGAAATGCCGATCCCCGTGGAACGACTCGCCGAGTTGAGAACCGGATTGCCCGTAGAAATCACCGATAGCGCGGGCAACCCCTTAGCCGAAGGTCGCATCAGCTTCGTCTCGCCGACGATCGATCGCGACTCCCAAACAGTCCTGGCGAAAGCGAGTTTCGACAATGCCAAAGGACAACTGATCGACGGGCAGTTCGTGCGCGCCAAAGTGATTTGGGAACAGCGCCCCAATAGCGTCGTAGTACCGAGTAACGCCATTATCTTTCAAGGGCAAGATCGCTTCGTGTTCGTGGCCCGGGGGAGCGACCCGCAAGTTGCCGAACGCCGCGCCGTCAAACTCGGAACCGTCCAGGGCGATCGCTCCGAAATCCTCGAAGGACTCCGACCCGGCGACCAACTGATCGTCTCCGGCTTGCAGAAACTCGCCGACGGCGCCCCAATCATGCCTCTGGGCGACCCCCAAGCCGACGCCAGCCCCGCGACTGAAGCCCAACCGTAA
- a CDS encoding TIGR03279 family radical SAM protein: MSQHSIQPARITKVLPDSIAAEIGLEPGDAIVAIDRQPPRDLIDYQFLCAEEFLELQILDAKGKTHYIEIEKDYDEDLGLEFETALFDGLIQCNNRCPFCFIDQKPPGMRNTLYLKDDDYRLSFLYGSYLTLTNITEKEWQRIEQMRLSPLYVSVHATEADIRTRLLKNPRAALILDQLQWFQERRLQIHAQVVVCPGINDGIHLDRTLQDLAKFGGGEIPAVVSAAVVPVGLTRFRPPEDELIPVSPEKAREVIEQVRRWQAQFRDRLGSTFAWLADEWFLIAGEDLPPASEYEDYPQIGNGVGSIRQFLEAFDRASVALPKAIAPSRCLTWVVGNAVERAFEPICDRLNRVEGLQVRMVALNSNFWGQSMSVTGVLTGQDLLEGLQDRGLGDGLLLPDVMLKQGETRFLDDLTVEQLAVALNVPVIPVSGIDGLIEACARGKVV; the protein is encoded by the coding sequence ATGAGTCAGCACTCGATCCAACCCGCTCGAATTACGAAAGTCTTACCCGATTCGATCGCTGCCGAAATCGGTCTCGAACCGGGAGATGCGATCGTGGCGATCGACCGTCAACCCCCCCGCGACTTAATCGATTACCAATTTCTCTGCGCCGAAGAATTCCTCGAACTCCAAATCCTCGACGCCAAAGGCAAAACTCACTATATCGAAATCGAGAAAGACTACGACGAAGACCTCGGACTCGAATTTGAAACCGCCTTATTTGACGGACTGATTCAATGCAACAATCGCTGTCCGTTCTGCTTCATCGACCAAAAACCGCCGGGGATGCGCAATACCCTCTATCTCAAAGATGACGATTACCGCCTCAGCTTTCTCTACGGGTCCTATCTGACCCTGACCAACATTACCGAAAAAGAATGGCAGCGCATCGAGCAAATGCGCCTGTCTCCCCTCTACGTTTCCGTTCACGCCACCGAAGCGGATATTCGCACTCGCCTGCTCAAAAACCCGCGCGCCGCTCTCATTCTCGACCAATTGCAGTGGTTTCAAGAGCGCCGCTTGCAAATTCACGCCCAAGTGGTCGTCTGTCCTGGCATTAATGACGGGATCCACCTCGATCGCACCTTGCAAGATTTAGCCAAATTTGGTGGCGGCGAGATCCCCGCCGTGGTTTCGGCGGCGGTGGTTCCGGTGGGACTGACCCGCTTTCGCCCCCCGGAAGACGAATTAATCCCGGTTTCGCCGGAAAAAGCCCGGGAAGTCATCGAACAAGTCCGCCGTTGGCAAGCTCAATTCCGCGATCGCCTCGGTTCTACCTTTGCTTGGCTCGCAGACGAATGGTTTCTGATTGCGGGAGAAGACCTCCCCCCCGCCTCGGAGTACGAAGATTATCCCCAAATTGGTAATGGGGTCGGTTCGATCCGCCAGTTTCTCGAAGCGTTCGATCGCGCCTCCGTCGCTCTTCCCAAAGCGATCGCCCCGTCTCGTTGCTTGACTTGGGTGGTCGGAAACGCTGTAGAACGGGCGTTCGAGCCAATTTGCGATCGTCTCAACCGGGTTGAAGGGTTGCAGGTTCGCATGGTCGCGCTCAATAGCAATTTTTGGGGACAGTCGATGAGTGTCACCGGAGTGCTGACGGGCCAAGACTTGCTCGAAGGTTTGCAGGATCGAGGGTTGGGGGACGGTTTGTTGCTTCCCGACGTGATGCTCAAACAGGGAGAAACCCGCTTTTTAGACGATCTGACCGTGGAGCAGTTGGCGGTCGCTCTCAACGTTCCCGTGATTCCCGTGAGCGGAATTGACGGGTTAATTGAAGCGTGCGCTCGGGGGAAAGTTGTTTAG
- the rdgB gene encoding RdgB/HAM1 family non-canonical purine NTP pyrophosphatase — protein sequence MNSPIEVNPSKIMVVATGNPGKLEEMQVYLADLGWELQLKPDSLEVEETGETFMENACLKASEVARATGQWAIADDSGLEVDALDGAPGIFSARYGATDAERIERLLFELGNELDREAQFVCAIAIARPDGAIALQTEGICPGRIIHRPRGNNGFGYDPIFYVPEQRLTFAEMSPEVKQRISHRGQAFAALIPQLARLEHSTP from the coding sequence ATGAATTCGCCAATCGAAGTCAATCCCTCGAAAATCATGGTAGTCGCCACGGGAAACCCGGGCAAGCTCGAAGAGATGCAAGTTTACCTCGCCGATCTCGGTTGGGAATTGCAGCTCAAACCGGACAGTTTGGAGGTCGAAGAAACGGGGGAGACGTTTATGGAAAATGCTTGTTTGAAAGCGTCGGAAGTCGCCCGCGCTACCGGACAGTGGGCGATCGCCGACGATTCCGGGTTGGAAGTAGACGCCCTCGACGGCGCCCCGGGGATTTTTTCCGCCCGTTACGGCGCCACCGATGCGGAACGGATCGAACGCTTGCTGTTCGAGTTGGGGAATGAGTTAGATCGCGAGGCGCAGTTCGTCTGCGCGATCGCGATCGCCCGTCCCGACGGGGCGATCGCCCTCCAAACCGAAGGCATTTGTCCCGGTCGCATCATCCACCGCCCGCGCGGAAACAACGGCTTCGGCTACGACCCCATTTTTTACGTTCCCGAACAGCGTCTGACCTTCGCCGAAATGTCTCCCGAGGTCAAACAGCGCATCAGCCATCGGGGCCAAGCTTTCGCCGCCTTGATTCCCCAACTCGCCCGTTTGGAGCATTCCACCCCATGA
- a CDS encoding calcium-binding protein: MANLVGDDQGNTILGTEESDLIFGLGGSDTIDASLGDNTINGNLGPDQIRGGQGDDCIRGGQGNDLIFAGDGSDTLFGDLDNDTLYGERGNDLIFGNPGRDFLFGGSDNDTLVGGADDDTVLGEDGDDLIFGETNDDLLFGNDGRDFLFGQQGADSLYGGRSDDTLFGEDGNDLVWGDLGNDLLNGNVDNDTLRGGDGDDTLYGGRNDDSLLGGTGSDWLVGDKGSDTLTGGTGTDYFMLQVNSGIDLITDYSGSEDFLALEEGLNFDDLNIVQIENIGPDNSLIQSTVIQLIDSEKVIAILQGVEAANFTGADFVDSAGEPISIGRPSDGSENGFDITEGMGSTDSTTDSTTDSTDSASTVDSSNGSSDGSSSSIDLGSLI, encoded by the coding sequence ATGGCTAATTTAGTGGGTGACGACCAAGGAAACACGATCTTGGGAACCGAAGAATCCGATCTAATTTTCGGACTCGGCGGTTCCGATACCATCGACGCTTCCCTCGGGGACAATACCATCAACGGCAACCTCGGTCCCGATCAAATTAGAGGTGGTCAAGGGGACGATTGCATCAGAGGCGGTCAGGGAAATGACCTCATTTTTGCAGGAGACGGGAGCGATACTCTATTCGGCGATCTCGACAACGACACCTTATATGGAGAACGGGGAAACGACTTAATTTTTGGCAATCCCGGACGGGATTTCCTCTTTGGCGGGAGCGATAACGATACCCTCGTCGGCGGTGCAGATGACGATACCGTACTCGGGGAAGACGGGGACGACCTGATCTTTGGCGAAACCAACGACGATTTATTGTTCGGTAATGACGGACGCGATTTCCTCTTCGGTCAACAAGGCGCGGACAGTTTGTATGGAGGACGTAGCGACGATACGCTCTTCGGCGAAGATGGTAACGATCTCGTCTGGGGAGATTTGGGGAATGACTTGTTAAATGGCAACGTCGATAACGACACCCTACGAGGCGGAGACGGGGACGACACTCTCTATGGGGGTCGTAACGACGACAGCTTACTCGGAGGAACGGGGAGCGATTGGCTCGTCGGCGATAAAGGGTCCGACACCCTGACGGGAGGAACGGGAACGGATTATTTTATGTTGCAAGTCAATTCGGGGATCGATTTAATTACCGATTACAGTGGTTCGGAAGACTTTCTCGCCTTAGAAGAAGGGTTGAATTTTGACGATTTGAATATCGTACAAATCGAGAATATCGGACCGGATAATAGTTTGATTCAGAGTACGGTGATTCAGTTAATTGATAGCGAGAAAGTGATTGCGATCTTGCAAGGGGTCGAAGCGGCCAACTTCACGGGAGCCGATTTTGTCGATAGTGCCGGAGAGCCAATTTCGATCGGACGACCGAGTGACGGGTCGGAGAACGGGTTCGATATTACGGAGGGCATGGGTTCGACGGATTCGACGACGGATTCGACGACGGATTCCACGGACAGTGCGAGTACGGTGGACAGCTCGAACGGTTCCAGTGACGGGTCGAGTTCTTCAATCGATTTGGGTTCGTTGATTTAA
- a CDS encoding PadR family transcriptional regulator gives MLELAALGLLQREPLHGYKLKQDLELFVSSCISVNYGAIYPLLKRLEERGYILGERIEKGETGISRKIYQITEKGRDRWRQKMLELPKESWVNSRSRFGIKFFFFSDLHPEERQNLIDKRIIACRLRLKEFEDKSIPGDPYRANIWKRHLWLLRSEIDWLEDVRSQEGES, from the coding sequence ATGCTCGAACTCGCCGCTTTAGGTTTGCTGCAACGAGAACCGCTTCACGGTTATAAGTTAAAGCAAGACCTAGAACTTTTTGTCAGTAGCTGTATTAGCGTCAACTACGGCGCCATTTATCCCCTGCTCAAACGGTTGGAGGAACGGGGTTATATCCTCGGCGAGAGGATAGAAAAGGGAGAGACTGGAATCAGTCGCAAGATTTATCAAATTACGGAAAAAGGGCGCGATCGCTGGCGTCAAAAGATGCTTGAATTGCCGAAAGAAAGCTGGGTCAACAGTCGTTCTCGATTTGGAATTAAGTTTTTTTTCTTCAGCGATTTGCACCCAGAAGAACGACAAAATTTAATTGATAAACGGATAATTGCTTGCCGTTTGCGATTAAAAGAATTTGAGGATAAATCAATTCCAGGCGATCCCTATCGGGCTAATATCTGGAAACGGCATTTATGGTTGTTGCGTTCGGAGATTGATTGGTTGGAAGACGTGCGATCGCAAGAAGGGGAAAGTTGA